The following coding sequences are from one Primulina eburnea isolate SZY01 chromosome 15, ASM2296580v1, whole genome shotgun sequence window:
- the LOC140815510 gene encoding uncharacterized protein, which yields MALYEALYGRKCRSPVYWDEVGERAELGSDIVRQTVDLVVWIRDRMKIAKSCQKSYVDQRQRDIEFAVEDHVFMKVSPMKSVMRFGKKGKLSPRSIRPFEILERVGTLGYRVALSPNLAGVHNVFHTAMLRKYMSNPSHVLNYEPLQLTPHLSFEEKSTQILNRQEKRLRNKVRLVPGAQGCF from the coding sequence ATGGCTCTGTACGAGGCACTTtacgggaggaagtgtaggtcgccagTTTATTGGGATGAGGTGGGAGAGCGAGCAGAGTTGGGTTCGGATATTGTCAGACAAACAGTGGATTTAGTGGTCTGGATTAGGGACAGGATGAAGATTGCAAAGAGCTGTCAGAAGAGTTATGTTGATCAGAGGCAGCGAGATATTGAGTTCGCAGTAGAGGATCATGTTTTCATGAAGGTCTCACCGATGAAGAGTGTGATGAGGTTCGGGAAGAAGGGCAAGCTCAGCCCTAGATCCATcagaccatttgagatcctagagagagttgggacactcgGTTACAGAGTCGCTTTATCGCCGAATCTGgcgggagttcataatgtgttccacaCCGCCATGCTGCgtaagtacatgtcgaatccttcgcatgtgcttaACTACGAGCCACTTCAGCTGACACCGCATCTATCATTCGAGGAGAAATCTACTCAGATTTTGAACAGGCAGGAAAAGAGACTCCGAAATAAG